A single window of Xylocopa sonorina isolate GNS202 chromosome 5, iyXylSono1_principal, whole genome shotgun sequence DNA harbors:
- the Sim gene encoding bHLH transcription factor single-minded isoform X2 — translation MKNNSSSSDTLDLSAHNHYPLNGNSIASTSGPHEVVMKEKSKKAARIRRDRENQEFLELAKLLPVPAALTAQMDKASVIRLTTSYLKMRALFPNGLGEEWGASQPGNTSLQLALKEVTSYILQALDGFVFVLAPDGKIMYISETASVHLGMAQVELTGNSIFEYIYQNDHAEMMSVLDLPQSPADLPGFTFPPANSRGEIELERIFILRMKCNLAKRCAGLVTEGYKVIHCSGYLRCIVEGEYEDGAGRHCIRKVGLLAVGHSLPGRCLTEVKLYQNMFMFRASLDLKLIFVDANVSQLTGYDPPDLIEKTLYHYVHGCDAVYLKHAHGTLLYKGQVITKYYRFLVKSGGWVWMQSYVTIVHNSRSSRPHCIVSVNYVLSKPEYTDLQLNCEQKSYCTNPSNPPSTPLPTPTTSASANELDNHSPSSPAYRNRSKDSPDNDYANGAAYPRPEFVDLTTHSHYLSPSYQPQNVTGGSHEDNLKYNSDWFYQYGDMHQDPLATVSQQQEAQHPHPLHHANSPSNLQQHSPQNAQQKHQHSPHLLDHPTPPASLPQPQQQPQQQPQQPPPQQQHSPQSSQQNRPYSTSSSSCCSTDAMDNHLPGALSVYSLPHGYHPYYHHYASDSTASNLNEVGGVIMYPNCGLNNENHNATASTSVSSNAQHFESPYQPHLSHYNTNNNPAKHSYHQEPTSAGYTSVIVDSQQYSPSSVQDLIHYQHHYEAHQQFVH, via the exons ATGAAGA ACAACAGTTCTTCGTCTGACACCTTGGATCTAAGCGCGCACAATCACTACCCACTGAACGGTAATTCCATCGCTAGCACGTCCGGGCCCCACGAAGTCGTAATGAAGGAGAAGAGCAAGAAAGCAGCGCGTATCCGCCGCGACCGGGAGAATCAAGAGTTCCTGGAGCTTGCGAAGCTGTTGCCTGTACCAGCCGCCCTCACGGCGCAAATGGACAAGGCCAGCGTCATACGGTTGACCACCAGTTACTTGAAGATGCGAGCGTTGTTCCCCAATG GGCTCGGAGAAGAATGGGGCGCTTCCCAGCCAGGCAATACCTCCCTGCAACTTGCCCTCAAGGAGGTGACTAGTTATATTTTGCAA GCTTTGGACGGTTTCGTGTTCGTTCTGGCGCCCGATGGAAAAATTATGTACATAAGCGAAACTGCCAGCGTCCATCTGGGAATGGCACAG GTGGAATTAACGGGGAACAGCATCTTCGAGTACATCTATCAGAACGACCACGCTGAGATGATGTCGGTTCTAGACCTACCGCAGAGCCCAGCGGATCTGCCGGGTTTCACTTTCCCGCCGGCAAACTCGAGGGGTGAAATCGAACTGGAGCGGATCTTTATCCTGAGGATGAAGTGCAATTTGGCGAAGAGATGCGCTGGCCTAGTCACAGAGGGATACAAG GTGATACATTGTTCCGGTTACCTGAGGTGTATCGTGGAGGGTGAATACGAGGACGGAGCCGGTCGACATTGCATCCGGAAAGTAGGCCTGCTAGCAGTGGGCCATTCGCTGCCAGGACGGTGTCTAACGGAAGTGAAACTGTACCAGAACATGTTCATGTTCCGGGCGTCGTTGGACCTGAAGCTGATCTTCGTCGACGCGAA CGTTTCGCAATTGACTGGATATGATCCGCCGGATTTGATCGAGAAGACGCTGTACCATTACGTGCACGGATGCGACGCGGTGTACTTGAAGCACGCTCATGGAACAT TGCTGTACAAGGGCCAGGTGATCACCAAGTACTACAGGTTTCTAGTAAAATCAGGTGGATGGGTTTGGATGCAATCGTACGTCACGATTGTCCACAATTCCCGAAGCTCCCGGCCGCACTGCATCGTGTCGGTTAACTACGTGCTGAGTAAACCAGAGTACACGGATTTGCAATTGAACTGCGAGCAAAAGTCCTACTGCACGAATCCGAGCAATCCACCCAGCACCCCTTTGCCGACACCTACCACCAGCGCGAGCGCCAACGAGTTGGACAATCACAGTCCCAGTTCGCCAGCGTATCGAAACAGATCGAAGGATTCGCCTGACAACGATTACGCGAACGGTGCTGCTTATCCCAGACCGGAATTCGTTGATCTGACGACACACAGCCACTATTTATCGCCGTCGTATCAACCGCAGAATGTGACCGGTGGCTCTCACGAGGACAATCTCAAGTACAATTCCGACTGGTTCTACCAATACGGAG ATATGCACCAAGATCCCCTCGCGACTGTCTCGCAGCAACAGGAAGCGCAGCATCCGCACCCCCTGCACCACGCTAACTCTCCATCGAATCTCCAGCAACACAGCCCCCAAAACGCTCAACAGAAACACCAGCACTCCCCTCATCTACTGGACCATCCAACACCACCAGCGAGCCTACCGCAACCGCAGCAACAACCCCAGCAACAACCGCAACAACCGCCGCCGCAGCAACAGCATAGCCCTCAAAGTAGCCAACAGAACAGACCTTACTCCACGTCGTCGAGTTCCTGTTGCAGCACAGACGCTATGGACAATCATTTACCCGGTGCCCTAAGCGTCTACTCTTTGCCGCACGGTTACCACCCCTATTACCACCACTACGCGTCCGACTCGACGGCCTCGAATCTGAACGAAGTCGGTGGCGTGATCATGTACCCTAATTGCGGACTGAACAACGAGAACCACAACGCCACAGCGAGCACCAGTGTTTCCAG
- the Sim gene encoding bHLH transcription factor single-minded isoform X1, which translates to MGLFEDNSSSSDTLDLSAHNHYPLNGNSIASTSGPHEVVMKEKSKKAARIRRDRENQEFLELAKLLPVPAALTAQMDKASVIRLTTSYLKMRALFPNGLGEEWGASQPGNTSLQLALKEVTSYILQALDGFVFVLAPDGKIMYISETASVHLGMAQVELTGNSIFEYIYQNDHAEMMSVLDLPQSPADLPGFTFPPANSRGEIELERIFILRMKCNLAKRCAGLVTEGYKVIHCSGYLRCIVEGEYEDGAGRHCIRKVGLLAVGHSLPGRCLTEVKLYQNMFMFRASLDLKLIFVDANVSQLTGYDPPDLIEKTLYHYVHGCDAVYLKHAHGTLLYKGQVITKYYRFLVKSGGWVWMQSYVTIVHNSRSSRPHCIVSVNYVLSKPEYTDLQLNCEQKSYCTNPSNPPSTPLPTPTTSASANELDNHSPSSPAYRNRSKDSPDNDYANGAAYPRPEFVDLTTHSHYLSPSYQPQNVTGGSHEDNLKYNSDWFYQYGDMHQDPLATVSQQQEAQHPHPLHHANSPSNLQQHSPQNAQQKHQHSPHLLDHPTPPASLPQPQQQPQQQPQQPPPQQQHSPQSSQQNRPYSTSSSSCCSTDAMDNHLPGALSVYSLPHGYHPYYHHYASDSTASNLNEVGGVIMYPNCGLNNENHNATASTSVSSNAQHFESPYQPHLSHYNTNNNPAKHSYHQEPTSAGYTSVIVDSQQYSPSSVQDLIHYQHHYEAHQQFVH; encoded by the exons ATGGGTTTGTTTGAAG ACAACAGTTCTTCGTCTGACACCTTGGATCTAAGCGCGCACAATCACTACCCACTGAACGGTAATTCCATCGCTAGCACGTCCGGGCCCCACGAAGTCGTAATGAAGGAGAAGAGCAAGAAAGCAGCGCGTATCCGCCGCGACCGGGAGAATCAAGAGTTCCTGGAGCTTGCGAAGCTGTTGCCTGTACCAGCCGCCCTCACGGCGCAAATGGACAAGGCCAGCGTCATACGGTTGACCACCAGTTACTTGAAGATGCGAGCGTTGTTCCCCAATG GGCTCGGAGAAGAATGGGGCGCTTCCCAGCCAGGCAATACCTCCCTGCAACTTGCCCTCAAGGAGGTGACTAGTTATATTTTGCAA GCTTTGGACGGTTTCGTGTTCGTTCTGGCGCCCGATGGAAAAATTATGTACATAAGCGAAACTGCCAGCGTCCATCTGGGAATGGCACAG GTGGAATTAACGGGGAACAGCATCTTCGAGTACATCTATCAGAACGACCACGCTGAGATGATGTCGGTTCTAGACCTACCGCAGAGCCCAGCGGATCTGCCGGGTTTCACTTTCCCGCCGGCAAACTCGAGGGGTGAAATCGAACTGGAGCGGATCTTTATCCTGAGGATGAAGTGCAATTTGGCGAAGAGATGCGCTGGCCTAGTCACAGAGGGATACAAG GTGATACATTGTTCCGGTTACCTGAGGTGTATCGTGGAGGGTGAATACGAGGACGGAGCCGGTCGACATTGCATCCGGAAAGTAGGCCTGCTAGCAGTGGGCCATTCGCTGCCAGGACGGTGTCTAACGGAAGTGAAACTGTACCAGAACATGTTCATGTTCCGGGCGTCGTTGGACCTGAAGCTGATCTTCGTCGACGCGAA CGTTTCGCAATTGACTGGATATGATCCGCCGGATTTGATCGAGAAGACGCTGTACCATTACGTGCACGGATGCGACGCGGTGTACTTGAAGCACGCTCATGGAACAT TGCTGTACAAGGGCCAGGTGATCACCAAGTACTACAGGTTTCTAGTAAAATCAGGTGGATGGGTTTGGATGCAATCGTACGTCACGATTGTCCACAATTCCCGAAGCTCCCGGCCGCACTGCATCGTGTCGGTTAACTACGTGCTGAGTAAACCAGAGTACACGGATTTGCAATTGAACTGCGAGCAAAAGTCCTACTGCACGAATCCGAGCAATCCACCCAGCACCCCTTTGCCGACACCTACCACCAGCGCGAGCGCCAACGAGTTGGACAATCACAGTCCCAGTTCGCCAGCGTATCGAAACAGATCGAAGGATTCGCCTGACAACGATTACGCGAACGGTGCTGCTTATCCCAGACCGGAATTCGTTGATCTGACGACACACAGCCACTATTTATCGCCGTCGTATCAACCGCAGAATGTGACCGGTGGCTCTCACGAGGACAATCTCAAGTACAATTCCGACTGGTTCTACCAATACGGAG ATATGCACCAAGATCCCCTCGCGACTGTCTCGCAGCAACAGGAAGCGCAGCATCCGCACCCCCTGCACCACGCTAACTCTCCATCGAATCTCCAGCAACACAGCCCCCAAAACGCTCAACAGAAACACCAGCACTCCCCTCATCTACTGGACCATCCAACACCACCAGCGAGCCTACCGCAACCGCAGCAACAACCCCAGCAACAACCGCAACAACCGCCGCCGCAGCAACAGCATAGCCCTCAAAGTAGCCAACAGAACAGACCTTACTCCACGTCGTCGAGTTCCTGTTGCAGCACAGACGCTATGGACAATCATTTACCCGGTGCCCTAAGCGTCTACTCTTTGCCGCACGGTTACCACCCCTATTACCACCACTACGCGTCCGACTCGACGGCCTCGAATCTGAACGAAGTCGGTGGCGTGATCATGTACCCTAATTGCGGACTGAACAACGAGAACCACAACGCCACAGCGAGCACCAGTGTTTCCAG